A stretch of Buteo buteo chromosome 9, bButBut1.hap1.1, whole genome shotgun sequence DNA encodes these proteins:
- the LOC142034800 gene encoding inactive phospholipase C-like protein 2, which produces MAEGPRGAPPPGSPRPAAPLPNGPRGGGGGGGGGSPGSGSGSSSREDSAERSPAPAAPRASIMKDGSRQRPPQKKKTVSFSTMPNDRKINSTAACISFMLEGCELKKVRSNSRMYSRFFVLDADMRSVRWEPSKKDSEKAKIEIKSVKEVRVGKKTPVLRSNGLSDQFPDECAFSIIYGDNYESLDLVASSADVVSAWVMGLRYLVSYGKHTPEAPGTGHPSLRTSWISSVFDLADLEKSGRIPVSRAVQLIKALNPGMKTSTIELKFKELQKASERPGAEVACDLFVEVYCELCTRPEIFFLLVQFSSNKEYLGLKDLLMFLEVEQGMEGVTEEKCLEIVGKYEPSKEGREKGYLAIDGFTRYLLSADCSIFDPQHRKVCQDMAQPLSHYYISSAHSACLLEDNFWGRSDISGYISALGLGCRSIELVLWDGPEGEPVVYTSPSAASCVPFRAVVGLIDQHAFAASAYPLILCLVVRCSAAQQRLAAQCLRKTLGEKLYLEPPNPATSYLPSPEQLKGRILIKGKKLPPGCEDSEGEVSDEEEGWELARRLGQEDRETPEGGGPRRVRLSRELSELVSLCQAVPFQDFESSRRGQRYWEMCSFSEVEAGRFANECPAELVSYNKRFLSRVYPSPMRIDASNMNPQDFWKCGCQMVAMNYQTPGLMMDLNTGWFRQNGACGYVLRPAIMREEVSYFSANAKDSLPGVPAQLLHLKVISGQNLPKPKGSGAKGEVVEPYVCAEIHGIPADCAEHRTKTALQSGDNPVFDESLEFQINLPELAVLRFVVLDDDYIGDEFIAQYTIPFECLQPGYRHVPLQSLAGEPLPHATLFVHVAISDRRGGGKGHRRGLAGRRGRRVREYTSTKATGIKAIDEVFRTATQPLREATDLRENVQNALVSFKELCGLTPAANMKQCILTVAAWLLHSDSAPSVTLNLAEQYPPMEAQGPIPDLLRKVLTAYETMIQTSRTLIESADAVYGKLIQAQQAGMDFHKELHRIEAKEGLRGRKLQKALESFAWNITVLKGQADLLKHAKAEALDNLWQIHNAGQSCGIGRNGSASPEPSRLRTPLEPIPETEGSGDTASC; this is translated from the exons ATGGCGGAGGGGCCCCGgggcgccccgccgccgggctcgccccgccccgccgcgccgctgcccaacgggccccgcggcggcggcggcggcggcggcggcggcagccccggcTCGGGctcgggcagcagcagccgcgaGGACTCGGCGGAGCGgagccccgcgcccgccgcacCCCGGGCCAGCATCATGAAG GATGGCTCCCGGCAGCGGCCGCCACAGAAGAAGAAGACGGTGTCCTTCAGCACCATGCCCAACGACCGCAAGATCAACAGCACGGCTGCCTGCATCTCCTTCATGCTGGAGGGCTGCGAGCTGAAGAAGGTGCGCTCCAACTCCCGCATGTACAGCCGCTTCTTCGTGCTGGACGCCGACATGCGCTCCGTGCGCTGGGAGCCCTCCAAGAAGGACTCGGAGAAGGCCAAGATCGAGATCAAGTCGGTCAAAGAGGTGCGCGTGGGCAAGAAGACGCCCGTCCTGCGCAGCAATGGTCTCTCCGACCAGTTCCCAGATGAGTGCGCCTTCTCCATCATCTACGGAGACAACTATGAGTCCCTGGACCTGGTGGCCAGCTCGGCCGATGTGGTGAGCGCCTGGGTGATGGGGCTCCGGTACCTGGTGTCCTACGGGAAGCACACCCCCGAGGCGCCCGGGACCGGCCACCCCAGCCTCCGGACCTCCTGGATCTCCTCCGTCTTTGACCTTGCCGACCTGGAGAAGTCTGGCCGCATCCCTGTGTCCCGGGCCGTGCAGCTGATCAAAGCGCTCAACCCGGGCATGAAGACCTCCACCATCGAGCTGAAGTTCAAGGAGCTGCAGAAGGCCAGCGAGCGTCCTGGTGCGGAGGTGGCCTGCGACCTCTTCGTGGAGGTGTACTGCGAGCTCTGCACCCGCCCCGAGATCTTCTTCCTGCTGGTGCAGTTCTCCAGCAACAAGGAGTACCTGGGTCTGAAGGACCTGCTGATGTTCCTGGAGGTGGAGCAGGGCATGGAGGGGGTGACGGAGGAGAAGTGCTTGGAGATCGTTGGCAAGTACGAGCCCTCCAAGGAGGGCCGGGAGAAGGGCTACCTGGCCATCGACGGCTTCACGCGCTACCTGCTCTCCGCCGACTGCTCCATCTTCGACCCGCAGCACCGCAAGGTGTGCCAGGACATGGCGCAGCCCCTCTCCCACTACTACATCAGCTCTGCCCACAGCGCCTGCCTGCTGGAGGACAACTTCTGGGGCCGCTCGGACATCAGCGGCTACATCAGCGCCCTGGGCCTGGGCTGCCGCAGCATCGAGCTGGTGCTGTGGGACGGCCCCGAGGGCGAGCCCGTGGTCTACACCAGCCCCTCGGCCGCCTCCTGCGTGCCCTTCCGCGCCGTGGTGGGGCTGATCGACCAGCACGCCTTCGCCGCCTCTGCCTACCCCCTCATCCTCTGCCTGGTGGTGCGCTGCTCGGCCGCCCAGCAGCGCCTCGCCGCCCAGTGCCTGCGCAAGACGCTGGGGGAGAAGCTGTACCTGGAGCCCCCCAACCCTGCCACGTCCTACCTGCCCTCTCCGGAGCAGCTCAAGGGCCGCATCCTCATCAAGGGCAAGAAGCTGCCGCCCGGCTGCGAGGACAGCGAGGGGGAGGTGTCGGACGAGGAGGAAGGCTGGGAGCTGGCGCGGCGGCTGGGCCAGGAGGACCGGGAGACGCCGGAGGGAGGTGGCCCGCGGCGGGTGCGCCTCAGCCGGGAGCTCTCGGAGCTGGTGAGCCTCTGCCAGGCTGTCCCCTTCCAGGACTTCGAGAGCTCGCGGCGCGGGCAGCGCTACTGGGAGATGTGCTCCTTCAGCGAGGTGGAGGCGGGACGCTTCGCCAACGAGTGCCCGGCCGAGCTGGTGAGCTACAACAAGCGGTTCCTCTCCCGCGTCTACCCCAGCCCCATGCGCATCGACGCCAGCAACATGAACCCCCAGGACTTCTGGAAGTGCGGCTGCCAGATGGTGGCCATGAACTACCAGACGCCAGGGCTCATGATGGACCTGAACACAGGCTGGTTCCGGCAGAACGGGGCCTGCGGCTACGTCCTCCGCCCCGCCATCATGCGGGAGGAGGTCTCCTACTTCAGTGCCAACGCCAAGGACTCCTTGCCCGGGGtgcctgcccagctcctgcaccTCAAGGTCATCAGCGGGCAGAACCTGCCCAAGCCCAAGGGCTCGGGGGCCAAGGGGGAGGTGGTGGAGCCCTACGTCTGCGCCGAGATCCACGGCATCCCGGCCGACTGCGCCGAGCACCGCACCAAGACGGCCCTGCAGAGCGGGGACAACCCCGTCTTCGACGAGAGCCTGGAGTTCCAGATCAACCTGCCGGAGCTGGCCGTCCTGCGCTTCGTCGTGCTGGACGACGACTACATCGGGGACGAGTTCATCGCCCAGTACACCATCCCCTTCGAGTGCCTGCAGCCAGGCTACCGCCACGTCCCCCTCCAGTCCCTGGCCGGGGAGCCCCTGCCCCACGCCACCCTCTTCGTGCACGTGGCCATCAGCGACCGCCGCGGCGGGGGCAAGGGGCACCGCCGGGGGCTGGCGGggcgccggggccgccgggTGCGGGAGTACACCTCCACCAAGGCCACCGGCATCAAGGCCATCGATGAGGTCTTCCGGACAGCCACCCAGCCGCTGCGGGAGGCCACCGACCTGCGGGAGAACGTGCAG AACGCGCTGGTCTCCTTCAAGGAGCTGTGTGGGCTGACGCCCGCCGCCAACATGAAGCAGTGCATCCTGACGGTGGCCGCGTGGCTGCTGCACAGCGACAGCGCGCCCAGCGTCACCCTCAACCTGGCAGAGCAGTACCCCCCCATGGAGGCCCAGGGCCCCATCCCGGACCTGCTGCGCAAGGTCCTCACCGCCTATGAGACG ATGATCCAGACCAGCCGGACGCTGATCGAGTCCGCCGACGCAGTGTACGGCAAGCTCATCCAGGCGCAGCAGGCAG GCATGGACTTCCACAAGGAACTGCACCGCATCGAGGCCAaggaggggctgcgggggcgcAAGCTGCAGAAAGCGCTGGAGAGCTTCGCCTGGAACATCACCGTCCTGAAG